CTCTTCAGCCTGATCGCGTTCCTATTAGTAGTTGTGCTGGCCGTGATGGTGGTGACCTTTATGCAGGCCCTGCCCATCTTAGGCGAGTTCTATGACCGGCCTGCCCTGCGCCACTCCAGCATGGCCCGCCTGGTGCGCCTTCTGCGCGGTGACACCTCTACCCTGGTAGGTACCCACAAAGACGTGCTCATGGAAGACCACACCTATGACGGCATCTATGAGTTTGACAATGACCTGCCACCCTGGTGGAAGTACATGTTCTACGCTACCATTGTGTTTGGCGTAGCCTACCTGCTGCATTACCACGTGTTTAGAAGCGGTGATCTGCAATTGGCTGAATATGAGACCGAAGTGCAGACCGCGGCGCTTCTGAACCCGGCTGGTTCTGGCGAAGAAAACGCCAACGAGGTAACCAACTTCACAGCCTTGACAGACGCCCCTAAACTGGAAGCCGGTAAAGCCGCCTTCATCCAGAACTGCGCCGCCTGCCACGGCCAGGAAGGACAGGGAACCGTTGGTCCTAACTTGACAGATGAGTTCTGGCTCCACGGCGGTGACGTGAACCATGTCTACAAAACCATCAAATACGGGGTAACCAGCAAAGGCATGGTAGCCTGGCAGAAGAAACTGAGCAACGACCAGATCCTGGAAGTAGCCAGCTACATCCTCAGCCTACAGGGTACCAACCCCGCCAACGCCAAAGCCCCGCAAGGCGAAAAGCAGGAAGCCAAGAAATAGTGTTTTAGTTTGTTGAGAGAAGTGTTTTGGAAAAACCGGGTGAAAGCCTCTTCTGTAATAGGAGAGGCTTTTGCTTTTTAAAGGCGGTAGGTGGGTTTGGGAGAGCGATTTTATGTAAAGTTGTCTGTCTAAGTGGTTACCTAGAAAGTCTTAGCAATGGTAAACTAGGAAACTGTTTTAAGCCCGTTTTCCACAAAACAGCCTCAAAACGCAAATATAGCTTACTAAGCGCAGACTCCCCCCTTGAGGGGGGCGAAGGGGGGTGTTTACACCAGCAGATGCACTTCTGGAGAGGCCATTGGCACAGAAACTCCTAGGAGCTGCGCACGCTACGAGGTCTTTTGAGCAAGCGCTGCTTCAGGTAGAATTATTTAGCTCTTCCGGATTTGTAATCCGGAAGCACTGAAAAGGGGATTTGCAATCCCCTCCCACGCATTGCCAAAACGGGTCCAGATGCAAGACCGGCAAGCGGATTGCAAATCCGCTTTTCCTTCATTCGGGATTGCAAATCCCGAATAGCGAATTCTTCAAAAGCGAATAATAAATTCTGAATAGCGAGAGAATAGGAGTGGTCAGCAATGCGCCCTT
This Rufibacter radiotolerans DNA region includes the following protein-coding sequences:
- a CDS encoding c-type cytochrome, translating into MKRLKLYLASLVFLAGAALQPAAAQDAVKGKAVFDGNCAACHSIEEQVVGPALKDVHKRREEQWIINFVKNSTKVVQSGDKQAVEVFEKFGKIPMTSFEGSLSDGDIKDVIAFVQQESEKPAEAATPPVATPSDGKPDGTATPAVETSFSLKDLPGTTLVLFSLIAFLLVVVLAVMVVTFMQALPILGEFYDRPALRHSSMARLVRLLRGDTSTLVGTHKDVLMEDHTYDGIYEFDNDLPPWWKYMFYATIVFGVAYLLHYHVFRSGDLQLAEYETEVQTAALLNPAGSGEENANEVTNFTALTDAPKLEAGKAAFIQNCAACHGQEGQGTVGPNLTDEFWLHGGDVNHVYKTIKYGVTSKGMVAWQKKLSNDQILEVASYILSLQGTNPANAKAPQGEKQEAKK